A section of the Myxocyprinus asiaticus isolate MX2 ecotype Aquarium Trade chromosome 40, UBuf_Myxa_2, whole genome shotgun sequence genome encodes:
- the LOC127431211 gene encoding dnaJ homolog subfamily C member 18-like isoform X3: MFEMDREESDRLIEKAKLCLRSGRKEKALQLLYEAQRIYPSARARVLIDAIVKNGGTAPPEEERTYTPPPGWRNSEEDGPNPHQRPGTQERREGSSDDKKSYSEEQRQGVLRIKRCKDFYEILGVPKDASDEDLKKAYRKLALRFHPDKNCAPGATDAFKAIGNAYAVLSNPEKRLQYDQCGDQAPADTSSHPSAQPRHTYGHYRSFNQDFEADISPEELFNLFFGGRFPTGNIHVYTNRGASYAHYYQPRRRRTYERREEEVEESHSQNNFTALLQLLPVLVLILISVFTQLMATNPPYSLFYKPSMGLVVSRETQHMGVMYYVDKSFEKEYHGAALEELEKTIESDYIDHLQNSCWKEKQQSKTNNQ, translated from the exons ATGTTTGAGATGGACAGAGAGGAGTCTGACAGGCTGATAGAAAAAGCCAAGCTGTGTCTGCGGTCCGGACGCAAAGAGAAAGCCCTGCAGCTCCTGTATGAGGCACAGAGGATCTACCCCAGTGCTCGGGCGAGAG TACTAATTGATGCCATTGTGAAGAATGGTGGCACAGCGCCTCCTGAAGAAGAGCGCACCTACACACCTCCACCTGGCTGGAGAAACTCTGAGGAAGATGGCCCGAATCCACATCAGCGCCCCGGTACACAAGAGAGAAGAGAGGGGTCTAGTGACGACAAGAAAAGCTACTCAGAGGAGCAGCGGCAAGGTGTGCTCAG AATAAAGAGATGCAAAGACTTCTATGAGATTCTGGGGGTGCCGAAGGATGCTAGTGATGAGGACCTGAAGAAAGCCTACAGGAAGCTGGCTCTACGCTTCCACCCAGATAAAAACTGCGCCCCTGGAGCGACTGATGCTTTTAAAG CTATAGGCAATGCATACGCTGTGCTAAGCAATCCAGAAAAAAGGCTGCAGTACGATCAGTGTGGGGACCAGGCCCCTGCAGATACATCCAGTCATCCCTCAGCCCAACCTCGTCACACGTACGGACACTACCGCTCCTTCAACCAAGACTTTGAGGCCGACATCTCCCCAGAGGAACTCTTTAACCTCTTCTTTGGTGGCAGGTTTCCTACAG GCAACATCCATGTGTACACCAACCGAGGAGCCTCTTACGCTCATTATTATCAGCCACGCAGACGGCGTACATACGAGAGGCGGGAGGAAGAGGTAGAGGAGAGCCACAGTCAG AACAACTTCACTGCTCTCCTGCAGCTGCTGCCAGTGCTGGTGCTCATTTTGATCTCTGTATTTACTCAGCTGATGGCTACCAACCCTCCCTACAGCCTCTTCTACAAACC GTCCATGGGTTTGGTGGTATCCAGGGAAACCCAGCACATGGGTGTGATGTACTATGTGGATAAGAGTTTTGAGAAAGAGTACCACGGTGCTGCCTTAGAGGAGCTGGAGAAGACCATCGAGAGTGATTATATTGACCACCTACAAAACAGCTGCTGGAAAGAGAAGCAACAGAGTAAGACTAATAACCAATAA
- the LOC127431211 gene encoding dnaJ homolog subfamily C member 18-like isoform X1 — translation MFEMDREESDRLIEKAKLCLRSGRKEKALQLLYEAQRIYPSARARVLIDAIVKNGGTAPPEEERTYTPPPGWRNSEEDGPNPHQRPGTQERREGSSDDKKSYSEEQRQGVLRIKRCKDFYEILGVPKDASDEDLKKAYRKLALRFHPDKNCAPGATDAFKAIGNAYAVLSNPEKRLQYDQCGDQAPADTSSHPSAQPRHTYGHYRSFNQDFEADISPEELFNLFFGGRFPTGNIHVYTNRGASYAHYYQPRRRRTYERREEEVEESHSQNNFTALLQLLPVLVLILISVFTQLMATNPPYSLFYKPSMGLVVSRETQHMGVMYYVDKSFEKEYHGAALEELEKTIESDYIDHLQNSCWKEKQQKSDLANLGQLYRDERLKQKAETMKLDHCEKLQRFMGRQRGD, via the exons ATGTTTGAGATGGACAGAGAGGAGTCTGACAGGCTGATAGAAAAAGCCAAGCTGTGTCTGCGGTCCGGACGCAAAGAGAAAGCCCTGCAGCTCCTGTATGAGGCACAGAGGATCTACCCCAGTGCTCGGGCGAGAG TACTAATTGATGCCATTGTGAAGAATGGTGGCACAGCGCCTCCTGAAGAAGAGCGCACCTACACACCTCCACCTGGCTGGAGAAACTCTGAGGAAGATGGCCCGAATCCACATCAGCGCCCCGGTACACAAGAGAGAAGAGAGGGGTCTAGTGACGACAAGAAAAGCTACTCAGAGGAGCAGCGGCAAGGTGTGCTCAG AATAAAGAGATGCAAAGACTTCTATGAGATTCTGGGGGTGCCGAAGGATGCTAGTGATGAGGACCTGAAGAAAGCCTACAGGAAGCTGGCTCTACGCTTCCACCCAGATAAAAACTGCGCCCCTGGAGCGACTGATGCTTTTAAAG CTATAGGCAATGCATACGCTGTGCTAAGCAATCCAGAAAAAAGGCTGCAGTACGATCAGTGTGGGGACCAGGCCCCTGCAGATACATCCAGTCATCCCTCAGCCCAACCTCGTCACACGTACGGACACTACCGCTCCTTCAACCAAGACTTTGAGGCCGACATCTCCCCAGAGGAACTCTTTAACCTCTTCTTTGGTGGCAGGTTTCCTACAG GCAACATCCATGTGTACACCAACCGAGGAGCCTCTTACGCTCATTATTATCAGCCACGCAGACGGCGTACATACGAGAGGCGGGAGGAAGAGGTAGAGGAGAGCCACAGTCAG AACAACTTCACTGCTCTCCTGCAGCTGCTGCCAGTGCTGGTGCTCATTTTGATCTCTGTATTTACTCAGCTGATGGCTACCAACCCTCCCTACAGCCTCTTCTACAAACC GTCCATGGGTTTGGTGGTATCCAGGGAAACCCAGCACATGGGTGTGATGTACTATGTGGATAAGAGTTTTGAGAAAGAGTACCACGGTGCTGCCTTAGAGGAGCTGGAGAAGACCATCGAGAGTGATTATATTGACCACCTACAAAACAGCTGCTGGAAAGAGAAGCAACAGA AATCTGATCTAGCTAACCTGGGGCAGCTGTACCGAGACGAGCGTCTGAAACAGAAGGCTGAAACCATGAAGCTGGATCACTGTGAAAAGCTGCAGCGCTTCATGGGTCGACAAAGAGGAGACTGA
- the LOC127431211 gene encoding dnaJ homolog subfamily C member 18-like isoform X2 produces the protein MFEMDREESDRLIEKAKLCLRSGRKEKALQLLYEAQRIYPSARARVLIDAIVKNGGTAPPEEERTYTPPPGWRNSEEDGPNPHQRPGTQERREGSSDDKKSYSEEQRQGVLRIKRCKDFYEILGVPKDASDEDLKKAYRKLALRFHPDKNCAPGATDAFKAIGNAYAVLSNPEKRLQYDQCGDQAPADTSSHPSAQPRHTYGHYRSFNQDFEADISPEELFNLFFGGRFPTGNIHVYTNRGASYAHYYQPRRRRTYERREEEVEESHSQNNFTALLQLLPVLVLILISVFTQLMATNPPYSLFYKPSMGLVVSRETQHMGVMYYVDKSFEKEYHGAALEELEKTIESDYIDHLQNSCWKEKQQRLLTINKPDTRWGLLF, from the exons ATGTTTGAGATGGACAGAGAGGAGTCTGACAGGCTGATAGAAAAAGCCAAGCTGTGTCTGCGGTCCGGACGCAAAGAGAAAGCCCTGCAGCTCCTGTATGAGGCACAGAGGATCTACCCCAGTGCTCGGGCGAGAG TACTAATTGATGCCATTGTGAAGAATGGTGGCACAGCGCCTCCTGAAGAAGAGCGCACCTACACACCTCCACCTGGCTGGAGAAACTCTGAGGAAGATGGCCCGAATCCACATCAGCGCCCCGGTACACAAGAGAGAAGAGAGGGGTCTAGTGACGACAAGAAAAGCTACTCAGAGGAGCAGCGGCAAGGTGTGCTCAG AATAAAGAGATGCAAAGACTTCTATGAGATTCTGGGGGTGCCGAAGGATGCTAGTGATGAGGACCTGAAGAAAGCCTACAGGAAGCTGGCTCTACGCTTCCACCCAGATAAAAACTGCGCCCCTGGAGCGACTGATGCTTTTAAAG CTATAGGCAATGCATACGCTGTGCTAAGCAATCCAGAAAAAAGGCTGCAGTACGATCAGTGTGGGGACCAGGCCCCTGCAGATACATCCAGTCATCCCTCAGCCCAACCTCGTCACACGTACGGACACTACCGCTCCTTCAACCAAGACTTTGAGGCCGACATCTCCCCAGAGGAACTCTTTAACCTCTTCTTTGGTGGCAGGTTTCCTACAG GCAACATCCATGTGTACACCAACCGAGGAGCCTCTTACGCTCATTATTATCAGCCACGCAGACGGCGTACATACGAGAGGCGGGAGGAAGAGGTAGAGGAGAGCCACAGTCAG AACAACTTCACTGCTCTCCTGCAGCTGCTGCCAGTGCTGGTGCTCATTTTGATCTCTGTATTTACTCAGCTGATGGCTACCAACCCTCCCTACAGCCTCTTCTACAAACC GTCCATGGGTTTGGTGGTATCCAGGGAAACCCAGCACATGGGTGTGATGTACTATGTGGATAAGAGTTTTGAGAAAGAGTACCACGGTGCTGCCTTAGAGGAGCTGGAGAAGACCATCGAGAGTGATTATATTGACCACCTACAAAACAGCTGCTGGAAAGAGAAGCAACAGA gacttttaactattaacaagccagacacacgctggggactcttattttga